Proteins from a genomic interval of Nostoc sp. TCL240-02:
- the rpmB gene encoding 50S ribosomal protein L28: protein MSRRCELTGKKANNAFAVSHSHRRTKRLQHANLQSKRVWWAGGNRWVKLKLSTKAIKTLEVKGLEAMAKEAGINLNHY, encoded by the coding sequence ATGTCTCGTCGCTGTGAACTAACTGGTAAGAAGGCAAATAACGCTTTTGCTGTTTCCCACTCCCACCGTCGCACAAAACGCCTTCAGCACGCCAATCTGCAAAGTAAGCGTGTTTGGTGGGCAGGCGGAAATCGTTGGGTAAAATTAAAGCTGTCTACTAAAGCAATTAAAACCCTAGAAGTTAAAGGGTTAGAAGCAATGGCGAAAGAAGCTGGTATTAACCTTAATCATTACTAA
- the htpG gene encoding molecular chaperone HtpG codes for MLEQGTISIHTDNIFPIIKKSLYSDHQIFLRELVSNAVDAIQKLKMVSRAGDYAGDIGEPEIEIAIDKDNKTLSISDNGIGMTADEVKKYINQVAFSSAEEFIHKYEGKSDQPIIGHFGLGFYSSFMVAQKVEIDTLSYQEGAQAVHWTCDGSPAFTLEESPRTTRGTTITLSLQGEEEEFLESARIKNLVKTYCDFLPVPIKLEGEVLNKQKAPWRESPSNLSQEEYLEFYRYLYPFQEEPLLWVHLNTDYPFIINGILYFPKMRPDVDVTKGQIKLFCNQVFVSDNCEEIIPQFLMPMRGVIDSTDIPLNVSRSALQGDRTVKRIGDYIAKKVGDRLKELFRDNREQYISAWKDLGTFVKFGVLNDDKFKKQIEDIIVFRTTAKLTEKVAAETPVVEVQSSDGDAWQDVTPSPSAENSTPTAPYTTLKEYLERNKERNENRVFYSTDETTQATYIELHKNQGLEVLFMDSFIDTHFINFLEREYQDVKFTRVDSDLDNTLLEQDKDKEIVDPKTNKTRSETIKELFEKSLNKPKLNIRTEALKSDDPQGTPPAIVLLPEILRRLREMNAMMQQGTAEFPEDHILLVNTAHPLIQNLANLNQGSIIQGDGQSSTDQLVNLICQHVYDLALMSQKGFDAEGMKSFVERSNEVLTKLTEQASK; via the coding sequence ATGCTAGAACAAGGCACTATCAGTATTCATACTGATAATATTTTCCCGATCATTAAGAAGTCTCTTTACTCAGATCACCAAATCTTCTTGCGGGAACTGGTATCCAACGCTGTAGATGCCATCCAAAAGCTGAAAATGGTATCCCGCGCCGGAGATTATGCTGGAGATATCGGCGAACCGGAAATTGAAATTGCCATTGACAAAGATAACAAAACACTGTCTATTTCCGATAACGGTATCGGGATGACCGCAGATGAAGTTAAGAAATATATCAATCAGGTTGCCTTCTCTAGCGCTGAAGAATTTATTCATAAATATGAAGGCAAATCAGATCAACCCATAATTGGCCACTTCGGTCTTGGTTTCTACTCTTCCTTCATGGTGGCGCAAAAGGTAGAAATTGATACTCTATCTTATCAAGAAGGAGCGCAGGCGGTTCACTGGACTTGCGATGGTTCTCCAGCTTTTACCCTAGAAGAATCACCCCGGACAACTCGCGGTACTACTATTACTCTCAGCCTGCAAGGAGAAGAAGAGGAATTTTTAGAGTCTGCACGAATTAAGAATCTTGTCAAGACCTACTGCGATTTCTTGCCAGTACCAATAAAACTAGAAGGTGAGGTATTAAATAAGCAGAAAGCACCGTGGCGAGAGTCTCCGAGTAATCTGAGTCAGGAAGAGTATTTAGAGTTTTACCGCTACCTGTATCCTTTTCAAGAAGAACCTTTGTTGTGGGTGCATTTAAATACTGACTATCCCTTTATCATCAACGGGATTCTGTATTTCCCCAAAATGAGGCCGGATGTAGATGTTACCAAAGGACAGATCAAGCTATTTTGCAATCAAGTTTTTGTCAGTGACAACTGCGAAGAAATAATCCCGCAATTTTTGATGCCGATGCGGGGTGTGATTGATAGTACTGATATTCCGCTAAACGTATCGCGCAGTGCCTTGCAAGGCGATCGCACCGTGAAGCGAATTGGTGACTACATTGCCAAAAAAGTAGGCGATCGCCTCAAAGAACTTTTCCGCGATAATCGTGAACAATACATCAGTGCTTGGAAAGACCTCGGCACCTTTGTAAAATTTGGCGTTCTCAACGACGATAAATTCAAAAAGCAAATCGAAGATATCATCGTCTTCCGCACCACCGCCAAGCTGACAGAAAAAGTTGCTGCTGAAACTCCAGTAGTTGAAGTCCAGTCTTCAGATGGGGATGCTTGGCAAGATGTGACTCCTTCACCCAGTGCTGAAAACTCAACGCCCACCGCTCCTTACACCACACTGAAAGAGTATTTAGAACGCAACAAAGAACGCAACGAAAACCGAGTTTTCTACAGCACTGATGAAACAACTCAAGCTACATACATAGAATTACACAAAAATCAAGGTTTGGAAGTCCTATTTATGGACTCCTTCATCGATACTCACTTTATCAACTTCCTAGAGCGGGAATATCAAGATGTCAAGTTTACGCGGGTAGACTCAGATTTAGATAATACTCTGCTAGAACAAGATAAAGATAAGGAAATTGTCGATCCTAAGACGAATAAAACTCGGAGTGAGACGATTAAAGAGTTATTTGAGAAATCTCTCAACAAACCCAAACTCAACATCCGTACTGAAGCATTGAAATCAGATGATCCTCAAGGTACACCACCTGCGATCGTGCTTTTACCAGAGATTCTTCGCCGCCTCCGAGAAATGAATGCCATGATGCAGCAGGGAACAGCAGAGTTTCCTGAAGATCACATTTTGCTGGTGAATACTGCTCATCCGCTAATTCAAAATCTGGCAAATCTGAACCAAGGTAGTATTATCCAAGGTGACGGTCAATCATCTACAGATCAGTTAGTGAACTTGATTTGCCAACACGTCTATGATTTAGCGCTGATGTCTCAGAAAGGATTTGACGCTGAGGGAATGAAATCTTTCGTCGAGCGATCGAATGAGGTACTCACCAAGCTGACGGAACAAGCTAGTAAATAG
- a CDS encoding tetratricopeptide repeat protein → MNPNLSDWDDDLPPEPEEAYQDLLRALRRKSGFGLFFVQCTPVEADNLIVKLPKEIPQKKIAVLRLVEAIDNLYQPVVEFVKDKQVDILLIKGLEYSLYKYEKRSFGEITEGQFSNLTSVPHILNHLNQQRERFRDDFPISFVFLLRSFSVNYFIHRAPDFFDWRSGVFELPTTPEVVDEESTRLLDEADYEEYLKLSPEQKIEKLLEIQDLLIEKHQSESRKASLLFELGRLLSTTNEYEAALTSYDQSVKIRPDLYQAWNSRGTALRNLGRYEEAVASYDQALKFKPDDHQAWYNRGNALRNLGHYEAAISCFDKVLEIKPDYHQAWNNRGTALRNLERYEEAIASYDQALKFKPNDHQAWNNRGIALGNLVRYEDAIISYDKAVEIKPDYHYAWNFRGNALGNLVRYEDAIISYDKALEIKPDYHYAWNFRGIMLNDLGRYEEAIASYDQALKFKLDYHEVWNNRGNALRNLGRNEEAIASYDHALKFKSDYHFSWNNRGNALRNLGRNEEAIVSYDQALKFKSDDHFSWNNRGNALRNLGRNEEAIASYDQALKFKSDYHFSWNNRGNVLRNLGRNEEAIASYDQALKFKPDDHEVWYNRGVLLRNLGRNEEAIVSYDQALEFKPDYHQAWNNRGNVLRNLERNEEAIVSYDQALKFKPDYHYAWYNKGRALFNLGQYYEAITNYETCLEIQADYYYAWEHRGYALYHLDCYSEAISSFDKVLEIQPSNYQCWNNRGYLLLKKYSFEGMSPVYEKALEIGFISQDFLNKKSLLLSDFEHCIEALSNFQKVLELKPDFEITWANRGFALYYLGRYKEAIESCNKALEFKYDDYVAWSNKGFVLMKLERYEEAIASFDKVIEIKLDNHTAWYNKACCYASQSNVELAIKNLQQAININPGEYREMAKTESDFYGIREDERFQALIQQKM, encoded by the coding sequence ATGAACCCGAATTTAAGTGATTGGGATGATGATTTACCCCCAGAACCAGAAGAAGCTTATCAAGACTTGCTTCGCGCACTGAGGCGTAAATCAGGATTTGGTTTGTTTTTTGTCCAATGCACACCTGTGGAAGCAGACAACTTGATTGTCAAACTTCCAAAAGAGATTCCGCAGAAGAAGATTGCAGTTCTGCGCTTGGTTGAGGCTATTGATAATTTATATCAGCCAGTAGTTGAGTTTGTTAAAGACAAGCAAGTTGATATTTTATTGATTAAAGGTCTGGAATATTCTTTATATAAGTATGAAAAAAGAAGTTTTGGAGAAATTACAGAAGGACAATTTAGCAATTTAACCAGTGTTCCGCATATTTTAAATCACTTAAACCAACAGCGAGAACGCTTTAGAGATGATTTTCCCATTAGCTTTGTTTTTCTTTTGCGTTCATTTTCGGTAAACTATTTTATTCACCGCGCCCCAGATTTTTTTGATTGGCGTTCTGGGGTGTTTGAATTACCGACTACACCAGAAGTGGTAGATGAAGAATCTACTCGTCTACTAGATGAAGCAGACTATGAGGAATATTTGAAACTTAGCCCCGAACAAAAAATTGAGAAACTTCTGGAAATTCAAGACTTGCTGATCGAAAAACATCAGTCAGAGAGTCGTAAAGCAAGTTTACTGTTTGAATTGGGAAGGTTGTTAAGTACTACAAACGAATACGAAGCAGCTCTTACATCCTATGACCAATCTGTGAAAATTAGACCTGATTTATACCAAGCTTGGAACAGCCGAGGTACTGCGCTAAGAAATTTAGGACGTTATGAAGAAGCGGTCGCATCCTACGACCAAGCACTGAAATTTAAACCAGATGACCACCAAGCTTGGTATAACCGGGGGAATGCGCTAAGGAATTTAGGACACTATGAAGCCGCGATCTCATGCTTTGACAAAGTACTGGAAATTAAACCTGATTACCACCAAGCTTGGAACAACCGAGGTACTGCGCTAAGAAATTTAGAACGTTATGAAGAAGCGATCGCATCCTATGACCAAGCACTGAAATTTAAACCAAATGACCACCAAGCTTGGAACAACCGGGGGATTGCACTAGGAAATTTAGTCCGCTATGAAGATGCGATCATATCCTACGATAAAGCAGTGGAAATTAAACCTGATTACCACTATGCTTGGAACTTTCGAGGGAATGCACTAGGAAATTTAGTCCGCTATGAAGATGCAATCATATCCTATGACAAAGCGTTGGAAATTAAACCTGATTACCACTATGCTTGGAACTTTCGAGGGATTATGCTAAATGATTTAGGACGCTATGAAGAAGCAATCGCATCCTATGATCAAGCACTCAAATTTAAACTTGATTATCACGAAGTTTGGAACAATCGGGGCAATGCACTACGCAATTTAGGACGCAATGAAGAAGCCATTGCATCCTATGACCATGCACTGAAATTTAAATCTGATTATCACTTTTCTTGGAACAATCGGGGCAATGCACTACGCAATTTAGGACGTAATGAAGAAGCTATTGTATCCTACGACCAAGCACTGAAATTTAAATCTGATGACCACTTTTCTTGGAACAATCGGGGCAATGCACTACGCAATTTAGGACGTAATGAAGAAGCCATTGCATCCTACGACCAAGCACTGAAATTTAAATCTGATTATCACTTTTCTTGGAATAATCGGGGCAATGTACTACGCAATTTAGGACGCAATGAAGAAGCGATCGCATCCTACGATCAAGCACTGAAATTTAAACCTGATGACCACGAAGTTTGGTACAATAGGGGCGTTTTGCTACGCAATTTAGGACGCAATGAAGAAGCGATCGTATCCTACGACCAAGCACTGGAATTTAAACCTGATTACCACCAAGCTTGGAACAATCGGGGCAATGTACTACGCAATTTAGAACGCAATGAAGAAGCGATCGTATCCTACGACCAAGCACTGAAATTTAAACCTGATTATCACTATGCTTGGTACAACAAGGGTCGCGCACTATTTAATTTGGGTCAATACTATGAAGCAATCACAAATTATGAAACCTGCTTGGAAATTCAAGCGGATTATTACTATGCTTGGGAGCATAGAGGCTATGCTTTATATCACTTAGATTGTTACTCTGAAGCCATCTCTAGTTTTGATAAAGTGCTAGAAATTCAACCCAGTAACTACCAATGCTGGAACAACCGAGGCTATTTATTGCTTAAAAAATACTCTTTTGAAGGAATGAGTCCTGTTTATGAAAAAGCGCTAGAAATTGGCTTTATTTCTCAAGATTTTCTTAACAAAAAAAGTCTTTTACTATCTGACTTTGAACACTGTATAGAAGCTCTTAGCAATTTTCAAAAAGTTCTTGAACTTAAACCAGATTTTGAAATTACCTGGGCAAATCGAGGTTTTGCACTTTATTACTTAGGTCGATATAAAGAGGCTATAGAAAGTTGCAACAAAGCCCTTGAATTTAAATATGATGACTACGTTGCATGGTCTAATAAAGGCTTTGTGCTAATGAAGTTAGAGCGCTATGAAGAAGCTATTGCAAGTTTTGATAAAGTTATAGAGATTAAACTTGATAATCATACTGCTTGGTACAATAAGGCTTGCTGTTATGCTTCACAGAGTAACGTCGAATTAGCAATTAAAAATCTACAGCAGGCTATCAACATAAATCCTGGCGAATATCGTGAAATGGCAAAAACTGAATCAGATTTTTATGGTATTCGGGAGGATGAGCGCTTTCAAGCTTTAATTCAACAAAAGATGTAG
- a CDS encoding AAA family ATPase, with protein sequence MVNSSDLLAKLYNAFNPFEPLPAGDPKYVDCQDVRGDADIEQELGNRMRLADTNTCQLYSGHRGAGKSTELLRLKKYLENREFYVVYFAADEEDIDSEDAQYTDILLACTRRLLKDLKGIASPRPILDWLKGRWEDLKDLAQTPIEFESLGVEAQLTQFAKLTANLRAVPELRQKIRQKIDPYTVTLIQVLNEFLVDAKQHLPNGYKKLAVIVDNLDRMVLVKDGERTNYEEVFLDRSEQLQALDCHLIYTVPISMVYSTRATDLRDIYGDPQILPMIMVKTFEGDVYQPGLKKVKEVINKRVRQIAPELSLETEIFDSPQTLDRLCLMSGGHVRNLLLLTQDAIGRTEELPVSEKAVRRAITQARDTYRRAVENHQWCLLAEVSCSKRIINDDLYRSLMYNRCLLEYRYLDDDGEMQRWYDIHPLIQGIPEFKEAVAKLS encoded by the coding sequence ATGGTTAATAGTTCTGACTTACTCGCAAAACTCTACAATGCCTTTAACCCCTTTGAACCCTTACCCGCAGGCGATCCAAAATATGTAGATTGTCAGGATGTGCGGGGAGATGCGGATATTGAGCAAGAGTTGGGAAATCGGATGCGATTAGCAGATACAAATACTTGCCAATTGTATTCTGGCCATCGGGGTGCAGGGAAGTCTACAGAATTACTCAGGTTAAAGAAATATTTAGAAAATCGGGAATTTTATGTTGTGTATTTTGCGGCTGATGAAGAAGATATTGATTCTGAAGATGCCCAATATACAGATATTCTCCTCGCCTGTACCCGCCGTTTGCTCAAAGATTTAAAAGGAATTGCTAGTCCTCGTCCCATACTCGACTGGTTGAAAGGTCGTTGGGAAGATTTGAAAGATTTGGCGCAGACTCCCATAGAATTTGAGAGTCTAGGAGTAGAAGCACAGCTTACTCAATTTGCCAAATTGACCGCCAATTTAAGGGCTGTTCCTGAATTACGCCAGAAGATCCGCCAAAAAATTGATCCTTACACCGTCACTTTAATTCAGGTGTTAAATGAGTTTTTGGTGGATGCAAAACAGCACTTACCTAATGGCTACAAGAAACTGGCGGTAATTGTCGATAACTTAGACCGGATGGTGTTAGTCAAAGACGGAGAACGCACCAACTATGAGGAAGTGTTTTTAGATCGTAGCGAACAACTTCAAGCATTAGATTGCCATTTGATTTACACTGTCCCCATTTCAATGGTCTATTCTACCAGGGCAACAGACCTCAGAGATATCTACGGCGACCCCCAAATTTTGCCGATGATTATGGTAAAAACTTTCGAGGGAGACGTTTATCAGCCAGGACTAAAGAAAGTTAAGGAAGTAATTAACAAGCGAGTCCGGCAAATTGCACCCGAACTATCACTAGAAACAGAAATTTTCGACAGTCCCCAAACCTTAGACAGACTTTGTTTAATGAGTGGAGGTCATGTGAGAAATTTGCTATTGTTAACTCAAGATGCCATTGGACGCACTGAAGAGTTACCTGTTTCAGAAAAGGCGGTGCGACGAGCAATTACTCAAGCCAGAGATACTTATCGCCGTGCTGTGGAAAATCATCAATGGTGTCTGTTAGCGGAAGTGTCTTGTTCTAAGCGCATTATTAATGATGACTTGTATCGGAGTTTGATGTATAATCGCTGTCTTTTAGAATACCGCTATTTGGATGATGATGGAGAAATGCAGCGTTGGTATGATATTCATCCATTGATTCAAGGAATTCCAGAATTTAAAGAAGCTGTAGCGAAACTTTCATGA